Proteins from one Pontibacter korlensis genomic window:
- a CDS encoding TonB-dependent receptor, protein MLKIYLLLGLILTLTVQVNGQTIQGTVRDQFQPLAGATVRTLDQSTGTSADANGQYQLNVAPGTYTLVSSYIGYESAQKEVTVAAGQTVTVDFVLSTAQSLNEVVVVGSRGAPRSQLTTPAPVDVINIREVVQDAPQVTLNQILNYVAPSFTSNTQTLTDGTDHIDPASLRGLGPDQVLVLINGKRRHTTSLVNINGSFGKGSVGTDLNAIPTAAIKRIEILRDGASAQYGSDAIAGVINIILNDNVNKLNANVTTGGYVSDGSEGSIDGENVQVNANYGVPLGVEGSYLNLAGSYDYRNYTDRGGDYTGTIFSDYNNPTPGQEPTGVDITEAELSRRGLTRDFFSGRVGQSANRGGSLFFNSAYPISEKAEVYAFGGLNYRHGEGAAFYRTPSQLTQTSATIYPLGFMPLIVTDNYDRSLSAGIRGQLGSWEVDFSNTYGQNAIDFTVENTLNASMLTASPTTFEAGGYSFTQNTTNLDFSRFFKDAMAGVNVAYGVEHRYENYQILPGEEASYVNYGKATRVGTDASGNPILIPDPRGTVNTRFAANGSPFAGGSQSFPGFSPDNAIDASRTAVSVYGDVELNFTSRSLIDVAARFENYSDFGSTVNGKVAGRHIFSDALILRGAVSTGFRAPSLHQQYYSATSTLFTDGVFVESGTFTNNSRVAKLLGIPKLKQETSYNYSAGFTSVLGDFKLTLDGYFIRINDRVVYTGQFGKVTTNPTPQEAEVNRLLDVANAGSARFFANAIDTETKGVDAVLTYTKILGGGRFTGNLAGTYAKTSLVGNIHASEQLTGRESTYFDEASRIYLQSAVPQTKANLSLNYSLSKWDFFLRNVYFGKVQEATNVTENQVWYGGKVVTDLSAGYTFNNNLKLTVGANNLLDVYPDEVAAASSGTGRFIYSRSAQQFGYNGRFIFTRLTFNL, encoded by the coding sequence ATGTTAAAGATTTATTTACTACTAGGACTCATTTTAACATTAACTGTTCAGGTTAATGGGCAAACAATACAGGGTACAGTTCGTGATCAGTTTCAGCCACTGGCAGGGGCCACGGTCAGAACCTTAGATCAGTCAACAGGTACGAGTGCAGATGCAAATGGCCAGTATCAATTGAACGTGGCACCGGGTACTTATACTTTAGTTTCCAGTTATATAGGGTATGAGTCAGCGCAAAAAGAGGTAACAGTAGCTGCAGGGCAAACCGTTACGGTTGACTTTGTACTTTCAACGGCTCAGAGCCTGAACGAAGTTGTTGTAGTAGGATCACGAGGTGCCCCCCGCTCACAGCTTACTACTCCTGCACCAGTTGATGTTATCAATATAAGAGAGGTAGTGCAGGATGCACCACAGGTTACGCTTAACCAGATACTCAACTATGTGGCTCCTTCTTTTACTTCAAATACGCAAACTTTGACCGATGGAACAGACCACATTGATCCTGCGTCTCTAAGAGGTTTGGGACCAGACCAGGTACTGGTGCTCATCAACGGTAAAAGACGCCATACTACATCACTGGTTAACATAAATGGTAGCTTTGGAAAGGGCTCAGTAGGTACAGACTTGAATGCCATTCCGACAGCAGCTATTAAACGCATTGAGATACTCCGGGATGGAGCATCTGCTCAATATGGCTCAGACGCCATCGCAGGTGTTATCAATATCATATTGAATGATAATGTAAACAAGCTGAATGCCAACGTTACCACCGGAGGGTATGTGTCCGACGGCTCAGAGGGCAGTATAGATGGTGAGAACGTTCAGGTAAATGCCAATTATGGTGTACCATTGGGAGTTGAAGGGTCTTACCTGAACCTGGCAGGCTCTTATGACTACCGCAATTATACTGATCGTGGCGGTGACTATACCGGTACAATCTTTAGTGATTATAACAATCCTACTCCAGGTCAGGAGCCAACAGGAGTTGATATTACAGAAGCAGAGCTTAGCAGAAGGGGTCTGACCCGTGATTTCTTTAGCGGTCGTGTCGGGCAGTCGGCAAACAGGGGAGGAAGCCTGTTTTTTAACTCGGCCTACCCGATCTCTGAAAAAGCAGAAGTATACGCTTTTGGTGGTTTGAATTATCGCCATGGCGAAGGTGCCGCTTTCTATAGAACACCTTCTCAACTTACGCAGACAAGTGCTACTATTTATCCACTAGGCTTCATGCCTCTTATTGTAACAGATAACTATGACAGGTCTTTGTCAGCAGGTATCCGGGGGCAGTTGGGAAGTTGGGAAGTAGACTTCAGCAATACATACGGGCAAAATGCCATCGACTTTACTGTGGAGAACACCCTGAATGCATCGATGCTTACTGCTTCGCCCACAACCTTTGAAGCCGGTGGTTATTCTTTTACCCAAAACACAACTAACCTGGACTTCAGCCGCTTCTTTAAAGATGCTATGGCTGGTGTAAACGTGGCTTATGGCGTAGAGCACCGTTACGAGAACTATCAAATCTTACCCGGAGAAGAGGCCTCATATGTGAACTATGGTAAAGCTACACGAGTGGGTACTGATGCTTCAGGTAACCCTATACTTATTCCGGACCCACGCGGAACCGTAAACACAAGGTTTGCAGCTAACGGCTCTCCTTTTGCCGGTGGTTCTCAATCATTCCCGGGTTTCAGTCCTGATAATGCAATAGACGCATCGCGTACGGCGGTATCTGTTTATGGTGATGTAGAGCTTAATTTTACCAGCAGGTCATTGATTGATGTGGCAGCACGTTTTGAAAACTACTCAGATTTTGGTTCTACTGTAAATGGAAAAGTAGCAGGGCGCCATATTTTCTCCGATGCATTGATATTGAGAGGTGCCGTAAGCACAGGTTTCCGTGCCCCATCACTGCATCAGCAATATTATAGTGCCACTTCCACGCTTTTTACAGATGGTGTATTTGTAGAATCAGGAACGTTTACAAACAACAGTCGTGTGGCTAAGCTGCTGGGCATTCCTAAACTAAAGCAGGAAACATCATATAACTACAGCGCTGGCTTCACTAGTGTATTGGGAGACTTTAAACTTACGTTGGATGGTTATTTCATCCGCATCAACGACCGTGTTGTTTATACCGGGCAGTTTGGTAAGGTAACAACAAACCCAACTCCGCAGGAAGCAGAAGTAAACAGGTTGCTGGATGTGGCCAATGCTGGCTCAGCACGCTTTTTTGCCAATGCTATTGATACTGAGACAAAGGGAGTGGATGCTGTCTTAACGTATACCAAAATTTTGGGCGGCGGCCGGTTCACTGGTAACCTGGCAGGTACCTATGCCAAGACTAGCCTGGTAGGAAATATACATGCATCTGAGCAGTTAACAGGCAGGGAAAGCACCTATTTTGATGAGGCAAGCCGCATCTACTTACAGTCTGCTGTACCACAGACCAAGGCGAATCTTTCATTAAATTACTCGCTTAGCAAGTGGGACTTCTTTCTGCGTAATGTGTATTTCGGAAAAGTGCAGGAAGCGACGAATGTAACAGAAAACCAGGTTTGGTATGGCGGTAAGGTAGTAACAGATTTAAGTGCTGGATATACTTTTAACAATAACCTTAAGTTAACAGTAGGTGCGAACAATTTGCTGGATGTTTATCCAGACGAAGTAGCTGCAGCTAGCTCCGGCACAGGCCGTTTTATTTACTCTCGTAGTGCACAACAGTTTGGTTATAATGGCAGATTTATCTTTACCCGTTTAACCTTCAACTTATAA